The genomic region CCGCGATGTGCTGGGGATCGGCGGCAAGCGTTGCCTTTAGCGCCAAGCCGGTGTTGGGACGGTGCGTCGCCAGTTCGAAGACAGCGGTTTCGAAGGCCCGCAGTGCCATTGGGTTATCGCTGCTGGTTGCCAGATCGTATGCATCGAATTTCATCTTCTGCTCCTTGATGAGGGACGCCATCCGGTTCCCTTGGGTCTGCTTTCAGGCGTCCGACAGAGGTTTTTACGGTTGCATCGGCATGTTCGTTACAGAACGCCGCGTTTTTTTTCGCACCCGCAGCAAGTTTGAAACTCGAGCTAAAGAGATCTTGAAAATTTTAAAACATCTGTAACAAAACTGCCGAAGGGAACTTGTTTGCTCACATGATCCTCGATTAGGTGCTGGACGCGCAGGCAGTCGTCGACGACGTGTTGAAGCGGCCGTTTATCATGTTCGGCATGGCGGGACTGCTGGCGCTTACCGTGACCTCCAACAGTTTCTCGGTCCGGCGACTTGGCAAGAAATGGATATGGCTGCATCGCTTGGTTTATATCATCGCCGCCTTGCGTCCTGCCGACGCCGGTCGCGCCGGCGTCATACTGCCGGGTGTCCGGCGTTTGAGGCTCGGGTCACCGATCCCGTTTCACCATGGCCCAGATCGCCGCCGTCGCTCCCCCCCGTCGCCTGCCGGCGTATTGCTAACGCAACCCGAAATCATAGGGAAAACGTCTCACCGCAGTAGCTCGGACCAGTCATTCATCCGCCCGGAGCCATCGACTGAAAGACTTCGTCGCGTAGATAGAAGTGGTGGAAGAGAGCCGCGGCTGCATGCACGCCGGCAACCCATAGGATGACGTTGCCGAGGGTGGCGTGTATTTCCATGATCGACTGCCCCAGTCCATGCGCCTCCGCGATCTGGGGGGCGATGTCGAAGCCGAGAAGGGTGACGGGAAGCCCCTCGAGCCAGGTACCGAGCACCGCAGTTGCCGGAATCGCGACGAGGAGCGCATAAAGCGCGATTTTGACGAGCTTCGCGGCCGCAGCCATCCATCGCGCCATCGGCTGCTTCGCGGGCGCACCGTCGATCAGCCGCCATAGCAGCTGCAGCACGACGACAATGAAGACGAGCACCCCGAGCGTCTCGTGAATCCTGCGGAGCCCATCCGCGGCGGCGGAATAGAGCGAATAGCGATCGCCCTTGCTCAGCATATAGGTGGCGAGAACCAGCATGACAGTCAGCCAATGGAAGGCCTGGGCGCCGGCGCCGTAGCGAGAGGAAGTGCTGCGCAAACCCATTATCTAACTCCGATCTTAGCCCGTCGCAGCGGTTGATGAACAGTGGCGGCGCGTCGCCAGAGATTTGAGCGCTTGGTAAGCTTGCCGGTTCCCCCCGGCGTCCAACTTCACCTTATGACGAACCCATTGCCCAGGGGTCCTCAATCGGTGTCCGAGCGTCCGGCACTCTTCAACCCGGACTGTAAGAGGGAATGGTCATCGTAGCGGTCGCGGAGATTGGGGGCGTTCGACAAAAAGCAACTGCCGGTTAGCTTCGTTCCGTCGTGCTCACAACCGACGAAGGGGCGGAAGTCCGCGCCGGCAATCGCCGTGCGGCAGCACGGTAACCTGAAGGATCGTGATGTCAGGGGACCTGTCGGAAGGCTCCGGCTTGCGTAGCCGGTGTAGTACTCGCGGTCAAATTAGATAAATTCAGGGGCGACATTAATCGAGCAGGAGAGTGCTCTCGCAGGAAGGGGAACTAATAAATCGAAGTATCATCAATTCAGAAGTTCTACGACGTCGGCGGGCGCGCTCGCCTCGGATTTATTGGTTCGCTCGGAAAGCTCCTGTTCGAGATTCATTTGGATTTAATCGCTTCTGTTCGGCCGCATCAAAGGACCTAGACGCCGATTGTTGTTTTAAATCGCACGTTATAAAATGGAGGGCGCAAAGTCAGCGGGCATAAATTGGCTGCCGGTCAATTTATGCGAGGTGAGGCGAATGGCGAGACCAAGGGAATTCGATGAAAAAGAGGTGCTTGTTCTCGCTGTTGAGCATTTCTGGGAGCACGGTTACGAGGCCACATCGATCCGCGACCTGGCGCAAGCGATGGGATTGACGACGGCGAGTATCTACAACGCTTTCGGTGACAAACGAGCCGTTTATCGCAAGGCACTCGATTTTTATGTCGAGCAAAGTTTTGTCGACAGAGTGGGGCGTTTCGAGACAAAGCCGCCACGCGAGGCCATCGAAGCGTTCTTCGGAGAGATCATCCAGCGATCGCTGGGGGATACCAGACGGAAGGGCTGCATGCTGGTCAACTCGGCCCTTGAGGTGGCACCACATGACCCGGAGTTTCAGCGCGTGATTTCGGAAGTCCTTATTCAGGTGGAAGCGTTCTTCGCGCGCTGTGTTCTTGCAGGTCAAAGGGATGGAACGATCGGTAGCCGCCAAAGCGCTCCGGACATGGGACGCGCACTTTTGGGCATGCTGCTCGGCATCCGGGTCCTTGCGCGAACGCGACCCGAGAGAGACCTCCTGGAGGGACTCGTGAGGCCGGTGTTTGCGTTACTCGAACCTGATGCCAAAAAGCAGTTGGACCCTCCTGTTTCATGACCGAAGATTCTGATCCGCAAACTTTGTCCCATCCCACCCTGATGCCAGCGAAGAAAAATCAGCCTGTCATTTGTAACATTTCGTCCCTGCTCTTCGAAGAGGGACATGTCGGATGAAGAATCTGGCGCGCGAAGAGAAATGGGCATCCTGGATGCGTTCAGCGATAGCGGGTGATAAACATGCCTATCATAACTTGCTGACGGCCATGACGCCCCGGCTGAGGGTGATGGCCCGTAAACGATGTGAACTCTTTGGCGCGCCGGCGAGCGAGGCTGAAGACGTCGTGCAAGAAGTGCTTTTGGCAATCCATCTCAAGCGAGGAACCTGGGATCCGAAGCGCCCATTGGGGCCGTGGCTGTCGGCCATTGTTCGCAATAAGCTCGTGGACAGCCTGCGCCGTCGCGGGCGGCAGATAAGCGTCCCGTTGGAGGACGTCATCGCTACACTCGAGAGTGACGATCGCGTCGACCCGTCCGACAGGATGGACATTGAGACAATTCTCGGCGGTCTCAGAGATCCGCAGCGGACGATCCTCCAGTCGATCTCGATTGAAGGCTCGAGCGTGCGGGAAACCGCCGAACGCCTCAAAATGACGGAGGTCGCGGTTCGTGTCTCCTTGCACCGGGCGTTGAAGGCGTTGGCCGCCCTTTATTCGGAGCGCACAACATGAAGACCGGTGACCTTGATCACGCTTATCGCACGTGACATGCCGGTTCGGCTCGACCTGAACTATGCTTTTTGCCACGCCGCTATCATCGCGGGATCATCTTCTTTTCGGTGATCGGCTTTCGTCCGGAAATCGACACCGCCGTTCAAACGGGGCGGTTCTTGTTCAAGTTCGTGATCACCATTGCATCGGCCGTGAGCGGCGCCAAGGTCTTGTTTCAAATTGGTAGACCTAGCGTGCCTCTACGGCTCTCGGCCTTAAGTTTGCTGTTGCCCGTTGGATTGGCGATCGGAGCTACGATTTTTGAGTTGATTGTGATGCCACCCGAAACTTGGTCTCCGTCACTGTCCCTCGGGCCGCTCGCGTGCTTTATCTATGCAATGCGCAACGGCGCACCCGAGCGGCCGGGTCTTGCCGGCGCAATTGCATGACTTGCGGCGGCATCGCGGCGACGTGCTACGCGGCAAGCTTTGGTATCCGACGGCTATCGGTTTGGTTTGGTCACGACCCTCGGATGGCTGCTTGGGCGTAGGGTCCTGCGTTGGTTGGTTTCGCTTGGCGCGAGGACGCGGGTCCAAGCAATTCGTTCCGGCAGAGTTTCGAACGCGATTCGAAGGCGGTCGGAATCTGGGCTCGGGTGCCGCAGTCCAAATTTTCGTAAATTCACGGCCGGTGCTAATCTCCCATCGGCCGGACGCCGGACCGATTGTTGATCGGGGTTCTGCAAGCCGATATTGAGGAAGTCTCGTGCCTTCGCAGTGAAGGACGCGGGCATGGATTGGAGACTGGGGAACCTGACGGTTGAAGACAAAAGACTTGATCAAGCTGATAGCGGAAGACACCCGGCGGCCCGTCAATCTGCGGCTTACTTTGCTTGCCGCTATTACGGGCGGCGCGTCGATTGCAGCCGCGGCTTTCTTTTCCGCAATCGGCTTCCGCCATGACATCGGACAGGCCATCGAAACGGTACGCTTTGTCTTCAAGTTCTTCGTTACACTTTCACTGCTCGCCACAGCGGCAGCGTTGCTTGCGCCAGTGATCCGGCCGGGCCAGGATCCGGTTTATCGGCGCTGGTTTCTGTTGACTCCGGCCGCCCTGTTGCTGGGTGCTGTTGTTCTCGAACTGGTCGTGACACCGTCCAACCTATGGGCCACCAAATTGGTTGGGCAGAACGCGCTGCATTGCCTCACCATCATCCCCATTCTATCTCTTTTCACGGCGGTTCCTTTGTTTCTCGCCATGCGCCAGGGTGCGCCCGAAAATCCGGGCTTTGCCGGCATTGTCGCGGCTTTGGCATCGGTCGGTGTCGCGTCAACTCTATATGCATCGAATTGCTTCGATGACAGCCCACTGTTTGTAGCGACTTGGTATCCAATGGCCACGGTGATCGTCGCCACGGTCGGATATTTTGCAGGAAAGCATTTCTTGCGCTGGTAGACATGCGTTCTCCGGCGGCTGCTCGCGATTCGCGCCTCACGGGTGACAACTCTTCTGGCCGCGCAAGTGCGTTGGCGAGAAGACATTTTTGTTAATCGTGCTTCCAACCGCGCGTGTGATGGCCGCGAGTGACACCTGGTGGTCATCCCCTTCATCCTCGCCTACACCGCTTGGTCCTACTACGTCTTCCGCGGCAAGGTGAGGGCCTGCGAGGGATAGTACCGATGCGTTTCGCCGCGTGCCGCAAGAACTGGCTGCGCCGACTCGGCTGGGAGGTTCTGATCCTGACTGACAGTTTAGGCAAGCCCTCCGTTGCGGAGGGGAGGGCGGCTGGCCATCCTCCATGCTTTGGGGTGTCGCGTCGCCTCAAAGGGGTAGGGGAAGCCGATCATTGCACCTCGGAGCGTTTCCGGCACTCTCGGCTTTGGTCCCGGCGTTTCGGGCTGACAGGTCGTCCTCATCGACTGTCCTCTTCTCCCGAAAGAGCCTCGCACCGCGCTCCAGCATCGCTCTTCGCTCCGGAGGAAGCCCACGGTCCGGTCGAACGTGTCGTCGACCAGCCGCCGTATTTCCCCGACCACTGTCGTGGCCGTCTCGTCAGAGTATTCGTGCCCCGGTAGCCCGTAGCAGGGCTGGTCGGGGGCAAGGAGGGAGCGTCGTTATCGACGACGGCACGACCCCTCGGGCGTCGTGATCGTACGCATGAGAGGGCGCCCGGGAGCGAGTCCTCCAAGCCTACACCCAAATCGCCAGCACTGTGGGTTTGATGACCAACACCCGGGACGCCGGCGGATCCAGAACCGAGGTCGTATCGCACCTGTCGAAAGCCCGTGGCGCACAGTCTTCGTCCGATATTTTTCCGACACCGAAGTCATCCAACCCAACGAATAGCCCACTGCCTCCCAGGTACCGGTCCCATGGGTCTCGGCTTGATCTGCTTAACGGTACCCGCATGGCCGCCTCCAGCGCATTCCATAAGTGGACGTGGTCCCCAGCGTTAGGGGCCGGCATAAAGCGGGCTTTGGAGAGCCGGCTCCCGGCGATGGAGCCCATGGTCCGCCTCCCACACCCGCGCGGCCGAGGCGCGCTTATGCGAACCGGACGGGCTCGACCTACGTCGAGGGCATAGCCCAACGAGTCAAGTGCGAACTCGTCGGTCGGAGTGACGAAATCACGCACTTTCCACACCGGCACTCTAGGCTCATGAGCGACGCGAATAACTTAAATTCGATTCGAGCGGGTACAAACTGATCGGAATATCTCACATTGTCACTCTGCACAGCGCGGCTTCCCGATCGAGTTCGGAAAGTTCCATAATTTATGCGATCTGTTATAACGTAACAGAGTTGGCTAATGAAGACATCGATGTTTTCGCCACTTGAGAAGGCCCGCCTTCGGGGTATCCGAAGGTAACACTCGCCGCGATCGCGTCGCACAAAGTGTCGCCGATATCGAGCTTTGCTTTGGGGGGCGCTCTTTTCGCATGGAGTAAGCTCGATGAAAGAGGCGCTTGAGAAGGCCGCAGTCAAGACTTCTAGGATGTCCAATGGCTAGAAGTCCGAGAGTTCATGAGTGTCGAAGCGAACGGAAGACCGGTTCCGAGAAGTCGGGCTTGCGTCGCCGCGATCGACCCCCTCTCCCAAGGCCTCTGGCCTAACTCTGCCGGGTGGAAACACCCGGCATTTTTCTTTTATCACAACAAAACCTCACCTACGGTGGAGGATCGGATGAGTTTTACACTGTAGAGAGACACCTCCGTGCTTGAACCATTGGCGTGGTCAAGATCGATCAAACACGGAGGTTTTGTGGATGAACAGTCGCTATCACACGCGACGTGGGACTGCAGATATCATGTGGTCTCGGGTGCAAGTACCGGACGAAGCGCCTCTACGGGGACGCACGGCGTGAGTTGCGTGAGCCGCCAATGCGGGACCGCGGCGGCCCGGAGGTGTCATGAAGGACTGAAGAGGATGGCGAGAGGTCGTGAGGTCGCGCTCGCCTTCGGTCGGACGCAAACACCGAAGGAGCCGCAGATGCCCACTTCCAATCCAATCCGCGAAGTTTTTTCTAAGCGCCGCAAGCCGCCAGCAGATGTTCCGCATGTCGGCGAGGCTGCCAACGACAATGCGCCATTCCTCGCGAAACAACAAAGTTCTTCCTGCCCGCGCCTCCACAATCTTCCGACCTTGTGAGGTGCGGTCCGTCGTCCCCGATCTTTGCGACAGCCATCGGGGCCGCGGAGGGCGACCCGAAACAACGAAGGAACATGACAATGGCTACCAGCGTCACCTTCACCGGAAACCCTCAACGTGAAGGCTCGCATCGCCCGCATCGAAAATCCCTCGGACAAGGGCCCGCACTTCCGCATTTACGCAGGCGTCGTCGAACAGGGCCCGCCTTGCAGAAGCGCTCCGAGCAGGACCGTGACTACCTCTCGGTCAAGCTCGACGACCCTAGCTTTCCGGCTCCGATCTACGCGACGCTGACGGAAGTCGAGGGCGAAGATGGCTTCCAGCTCATCTGCTCGCGACCGAACCGGGACTGAGGACGATCCGCCCTGATCGCCAAGCGGGGCGACCCTCCTCGCAGAAGTCGGAAGCAGGAAACAGGCTCAGCGAGCGCCACGTACATTGCCGACCCAAGCCTTCGTTCGACATTTTGGCGGCGTAAACGCGTGCAACCGATATGGACCGTAGCCTAGTCCAATCCATATACACGCATATTCTATAGCGTTTGCAAGCACTTATCTCACGTCGGCGTCGTCTTGAGGGATGGACGGGATCAGGGCCGCTGGTTTTCGCGGAACAGTGGTGCTGTGGTAACCAAGCGCACGACCTGCGTCGGCGGGAGGCCAGCTGAGCTGGTATGCGGGTCGGCACCAGGGTTTGAGGCGCGTGAGGAGGACGAGGTTGTAGGCCACGACAGGGGACCAGATATAACTCTTGAAGTGATCAAGGCCGCGCCAGGTGCAGCCCGCCAAGCCGTAGGTGCGTTTTAGGCAGGAGATGCCGGCCTCGATGCCAGCGCGGAAGTTGCGCAGCTTGCTGCGACAGACCCAGTTGCTTTTGACCATGTCCACGATCCGATGAACTCACCGGGGACATTCAAAATCGCGCTGAACGCGTAGGAAACTTCTACCTGATCGTCACCTTTACTCTCGTCATGAAATTGGACGCCATACTAGAACCTGTAGCCGAGCGTTAGCCCCCCACGGGTCAGGCCATCGTTGGGGCCGTCGCAAAGGTTGGCGTTGGAGGAGTGCTCGATCGTCGCCGAAAGATTCCAGTGATCGTCGAAACGATAACCGGCCGCCGCATATTCGCGGAACAGCAACCGGCAACCGAGCTTCGGTCCATCCGAGTCGTCCCCGTCACTAAGGTTGCCG from Sinorhizobium mexicanum harbors:
- a CDS encoding cytochrome b; translated protein: MGLRSTSSRYGAGAQAFHWLTVMLVLATYMLSKGDRYSLYSAAADGLRRIHETLGVLVFIVVVLQLLWRLIDGAPAKQPMARWMAAAAKLVKIALYALLVAIPATAVLGTWLEGLPVTLLGFDIAPQIAEAHGLGQSIMEIHATLGNVILWVAGVHAAAALFHHFYLRDEVFQSMAPGG
- a CDS encoding TetR/AcrR family transcriptional regulator, with the translated sequence MARPREFDEKEVLVLAVEHFWEHGYEATSIRDLAQAMGLTTASIYNAFGDKRAVYRKALDFYVEQSFVDRVGRFETKPPREAIEAFFGEIIQRSLGDTRRKGCMLVNSALEVAPHDPEFQRVISEVLIQVEAFFARCVLAGQRDGTIGSRQSAPDMGRALLGMLLGIRVLARTRPERDLLEGLVRPVFALLEPDAKKQLDPPVS
- a CDS encoding sigma-70 family RNA polymerase sigma factor; its protein translation is MKNLAREEKWASWMRSAIAGDKHAYHNLLTAMTPRLRVMARKRCELFGAPASEAEDVVQEVLLAIHLKRGTWDPKRPLGPWLSAIVRNKLVDSLRRRGRQISVPLEDVIATLESDDRVDPSDRMDIETILGGLRDPQRTILQSISIEGSSVRETAERLKMTEVAVRVSLHRALKALAALYSERTT
- a CDS encoding NrsF family protein encodes the protein MPRRYHRGIIFFSVIGFRPEIDTAVQTGRFLFKFVITIASAVSGAKVLFQIGRPSVPLRLSALSLLLPVGLAIGATIFELIVMPPETWSPSLSLGPLACFIYAMRNGAPERPGLAGAIA
- a CDS encoding NrsF family protein: MKTKDLIKLIAEDTRRPVNLRLTLLAAITGGASIAAAAFFSAIGFRHDIGQAIETVRFVFKFFVTLSLLATAAALLAPVIRPGQDPVYRRWFLLTPAALLLGAVVLELVVTPSNLWATKLVGQNALHCLTIIPILSLFTAVPLFLAMRQGAPENPGFAGIVAALASVGVASTLYASNCFDDSPLFVATWYPMATVIVATVGYFAGKHFLRW
- a CDS encoding DUF736 family protein; the protein is MATSVTFTGNPQREGSHRPHRKSLGQGPALPHLRRRRRTGPALQKRSEQDRDYLSVKLDDPSFPAPIYATLTEVEGEDGFQLICSRPNRD